In a single window of the Gadus macrocephalus chromosome 6, ASM3116895v1 genome:
- the hibadhb gene encoding 3-hydroxyisobutyrate dehydrogenase b, giving the protein MTASDVMQRSRGRSMAAALRGSRYLGGRFIKHVGFTFVSTRSMASKTQVGFIGLGNMGNPMAKNLLKHGYPVIATDVFPESCKELQELGAQILDNPAEVADKADRIITMLPSSPNVIDVYTGPNGILKKVKKGSLLIDSSTIDPAVSKEMASAAEKMGAVFMDAPVSGGVGAASSGKLTFMVGGAEAEFTAAQELLNCMGANVVYCGQVGTGQAAKICNNMLLAIGMIGTSETMNLGIRLGLDPKLLAKILNMSSGRCWSSDTYNPVPGVMEGVPSGNHYQGGFGTQLMAKDLGLAQNTATNTKTPVPLGSLAHQIYRMMCARGYASKDFSSVFQFLREEEGQ; this is encoded by the exons ATGACTGCCTCTGACGTCATGCAGAGGTCAAGAGGAAGAAGCATGGCGGCCGCTCTGAGAGGGTCGCGGTACCTGGGGGGAAGGTTTATCAAACATGTTGGATTTACGTTTG TGTCAACAAGATCCATGGCTTCGAAGACACAAGTGGGATTCATTGGACTGGGCAATATGGGAAACCCAATGGCAAAGAACCTGCTGAAACATGGATACCCAGTCATTGCTACAGATGTGTTCCCAGAGTCTTGCAAAGAGTTGCAAGAGCTAGGGGCTCAG ATTCTGGATAATCCAGCGGAAGTGGCAGACAAAGCAGACCGCATCATCACCATGCTTCCCTCCAGTCCTAATGTCATTGATGTGTACACAGGGCCCAATGGCATTCTCAA GAAGGTGAAGAAGGGCTCCCTGCTCATAGACTCCAGCACCATCGACCCAGCGGTGTCTAAGGAGATGGCCTCCGCAGCTGAGAAGATGGGGGCTGTTTTTATGGATGCACCAGTTTCAGGAG GTGTGGGAGCTGCCAGTTCAGGGAAACTGACTTTTATGGTGGGAGGAGCTGAGGCAGAGTTCACTGCGGCCCAAGAGCTTCTGAACTGCATGGGAGCCAACGTGGTGTACTGCGGTCAGGTCGGGACCGGACAG GCTGCTAAGATTTGCAACAACATGCTGTTGGCTATTGGAATGATTGGTACTTCAGAGACGATGAACCTGGGAATCAG ACTAGGCCTTGATCCAAAACTACTTGCCAAGATCCTCAACATGAGTTCTGGTCGCTGCTGGTCCAGCGACACCTACAACCCTGTCCCTGGGGTCATGGAGGGGGTTCCGTCGGGAAACCACTACCAGGGGGGCTTCGGCACCCAGCTGATGGCCAAG gacCTGGGTCTGGCCCAGAACACGGCCACCAACACAAAGACACCGGTGCCCCTGGGGTCCTTAGCCCACCAGATCTACCGCATGATGTGCGCACGGGGCTACGCCAGCAAAGATTTCTCCTCGGTCTTCCAGTTCCTTCGCGAAGAGGAGGGCCAGTAG